GGTCTCCATCCGAGTGGGGGCGTAGGCCAGGATCTTGGCTGCCATAGAGTCGTAGTAAGGAGACAGCTCGCACCCGCTGTACAGGCAGGAGTCCACCCGCACGCCGGGGCCGCCGGGGAAATGGAGGAAATCCACCCGTCCGGGGCAGGGGCGGAACCCCTGCACAGGGTCTTCGGCGTTGATGCGGCACTCGATGGCATGGCCCTGGAGCGTCACATCCTCCTGCCGCAGGCGCAGCGCCAGGCCGGAGGCAATCCGCAGCTGTTGGCGCACCAGATCCACACCGGTGACCAGCTCGGTGACGCCGTGCTCTACCTGGATGCGGGTGTTCATCTCCATGAAATAGAAATGCTCCCGGTCCGGGTCCAGCAGGAACTCCACTGTGCCGGCATTCTCATAGCCAACGGCTTTGGCCGCCTTTACGGCGGCGGCGCCCATCCGCTCCCGCAGCTCCGGCGTCAAACACCGGGCAGGGGCCTCCTCGATGAGCTTCTGGTTCCGCCGCTGGACCGAGCAGTCCCGGTCCCCCAGATGGATGACGTTGCCGTAGCGGTCCGCCAGCACCTGGAACTCGATGTGCCGGGGCCGGAGCACCAGTTTCTCCAGATACATCTCGTCATTGCCGAAGCAGGCCTGGGCCTCTGCCTTGGCCTCCGCAAAGGCCGCGGACAGATCCTCCGGCCGGTCGCACCGGCGGATGCCCCGCCCGCCGCCGCCGGCGGACGCCTTCAGCAGCACAGGATAGCCTACGGACTCTGCCGCGGTCAGCGCCTCCTCCACAGAGGCGACCGGGCCGTCGGAGCCGGGGGTCACGGGCACGCCGGCGGCGCGCATCAGGTCCCGCGCGGCAGATTTGGAGCCGGCCTTGCGGATGGCGTCGCCGGAGGGGCCGATGAAGGTCAGGCCAGCTGCGGCGCAGGCGTCTGCAAAGTCGGCGTTTTCAGAGAGGAAGCCATAGCCGGGATGGACGCCGTCGCACCCGGTGGCTTTGGCCACCGTCAGAAGAGCATCCTGATTCAAATAGCTGTCTGCCGCCCGGGCAGGGCCGATGCACACCGCCTGTCCCGCCAGCTGGACATGGAGCGCGTCCGCGTCCGCCTGGGAGTATACGGCCACCGTCTCGATCCCCAGCTCCCGGCAGGCCCGCAGGACCCGCAGGGCGATCTCTCCCCGGTTGGCGATCAATACCCGCCTCAGCATGGCCGATAACGGAACAGCGGCTCGCCGAAGGCCACCAGCTCGCCGTTGCTCTTGCACACGCTCTCAATGACGCAGTCACAGGGAGCGGGAACTTCGCTCATCATCTTCATAGCCTCGATCAGGCAGACGGTCTGGCCCTTGGACACCCGGTCGCCGGGCAGGACAAAGGGGGCCTGGTCCGGGGCGGGCGCCGCGTAGAACGTGCCCACCAGAGGCGCGTCAATAGAGGAGGAGCTGCTCTGGGGCGCAGGCACCGGAGCAGCGGCGGCAGCCGGAGCGGCCGCAGGTGCGCTGGCCGCAGGCGCAGACGCGCCGCCACGGGTCAGCTCTATGGTGAACTCCTGCGTGGACAGCTTCATCGTCTGAGCGGTGCTGCGGTCGAAGCAGGCGACAATCTCAAAAAACTCTTGGTTGGTCATAGCGCATTCCTTTCTCAGCGGAAAGTGAACCCGCCGGAGGGCGCGGGCCCGCCGGCGGGGCAGGGATTACTGCTTGTGGGCGTTCAGGTAGTTCATCACGTCGCCGACGGTCTTCATCTCCGCCAGGGCGCTATCCTCAATGGAGATGCCGGTGGCCTCTTCCAGAGCCATCACCAGTTCCACGGAAGCCAGGGAATCAGCACCCAGATCGTCAGCCAGGGAGGCGTCCATTGTGACTTGCTCCGCGTCGCAGCCCAGGGTCTCCACGATGATATCACGTACTTGCTCGAATTCCATATTGGTACTCCTTATGTCGAAAAATGATGAAATTATTTTAATTAAAATAATTTAACTAAAATAATTTCACGTTGATTTTATGCGGTTTATGCCGGTTTGTCAAGTAAAATTTTGGAGAACGCCCGCCTTCTCCGGGACGTGGCAGCCGCACCTTATTTAATTATAAGGAAGACAGCGCCTGCCGCAGCGCGTCGTCGCTGGCGGGGACGCCCCAGAACCGGAGTGTTCCATTGATCTCCAGGGCGGGAGTGCAGAGGGTCTCCGGATGCTCACTCGTCACCTGTTCGTTCAGCACCCGGCAGCCGGGGCAGTAGGCGTACAGGCAGGGCATCAGCAGGTCCATCCGGTCGATCACATCGTCGTCTGTGATTTTCTCCAGAGTGTAGTCCAGGCCGAGACCGTCGGCAACGGCCCGGATGCGGTCCATGTAGAAGTCGTTCCGGGCACAGATGGAACAGTACAGGCGCAGTTTGACAGGGGTGCTCATTTCATCGTCTCCTTATTCTCCGGGCGGGGCCCATATTCCGCAGAACAGCATACCACAAGGGGAGGCAGGGGGAAAGACGGCGTCCTATTTTTTGGAGATTTGACGAAAAAGATATTTGCTTTTGCCGATATATCCGCTATAATGTGGGAGGATTGCGCCGGAGGATCCCCAACGGAACCTGTCCCGGCGGAAGAAAGGATGGAGGACCGCATGAAGATCGTCATTGTGGGCGCGGGCAAGGTGGGCGTGGCCCTGACGCGCCATCTGGCCGTGGAGAACAGGGTCACAGTGATCGACCAAAATCCACATCTGGTTGAGAACATCATCAACATCTATGATGTGATGGGCGTGTGCGGCAACGGCGCCAGCTACGATGTGCAGAAGGAGGCGGATGTGGAGCAGGCCGATCTGCTGATCGCCACTACCTCCAGCGACGAGATTAATATCCTCACGTGCCTTGTGGCGAAGAAAATGGGTGTGCAGCACACCATCGCCCGTATCCGCAGCCCGGAATACGGCCGCCAGCTGCGGTTTATGCGCAGTGAGCTGGGGCTGTCCATGGCCATCAATCCGGAGGCGGCAACGGCCCGTGAGATCGCCCGTGTGCTGCGGTTCCCCACCGCCATGAAGCTGGAGTCCTTCTCCAAGGGGCGGCTGGAGCTGGTGGAGTACCGGGTGGCGGAGCACACGGCCCTGGACGGCACCCGGCTTTCGGAACTGTACCGGAATTTCAAGGTCCGGGTGCTGATCTGCGCCGTGGCCCGGCAGGGGGAGACGATCATTCCCTCCGGCGATTTCACCTTGCGGGCGGGAGACAAGATCTATCTCACCGCCGCACCCCGGGAACTGGAGAAGTTCTTCCGGCTTCTGGGCGTATTCCGGGCCCGGGCCTCTTCGGTCATGATCGTGGGCGCCAGCAAAATGTGCTACTATCTGGCATCTGAGCTGCTGGAGATGGGCATGTCCGTAAAGATCATCGACCAAAACGAGCAGCGGTGCGTGGAGATGAGCGAGAAACTGCCCCGCGCGCTGGTGATCGTGGGAGACGGGACGGACAGCGAGCTCCTCAGCGAGGAGGGAATCAGCCAGACGGACGCCTTCGTGGCCATCACGGGCCTGGACGAGGCCAACATCCTCATGGCACTCAGCGCTGCCAAGCAGTCCGGCGACTGCTGTAAGGTGGTGGCGAAGATCAACCGCAAGTCCCTGCTGGAGCTGGTCTCCACCGAGAGCCTGATCGACAGTGTGGTGTCCACCGGTGCGGTGACCACAGAGCTGATCCTCCAGTATATCCGGGCCATGAAGAACGCCTCCGCCTCCAAGGTGAAAACGCTGCACCGCATCGTGGATGAGAAGGTGGAGGCTCTGGAGTTCAGCGTGACGCCGGACATCTCCTTCGCCGGCGTGCCCCTGCGGGATCTGAATCTGAAGCGGGGCCTGCTACTGGCAGGTATCGTGCGGCAGAACGGGCAGATCGTCATCCCCTCCGGCAATGATGTCCTGCACCTCCACGACGATGTGATCGTAGTGACCACGGACACCCAGCTGGAGGATCTTCGGGATATCCTTGCAGAGTGAGAAGGCAGGTAAGTTCTGTGAATTATCGAATGATCGGCTTTGCCATTGGCCGTATCCTGCTGGTGGAGGCGGCGCTGCTGCTGCTTCCCATG
This DNA window, taken from Dysosmobacter welbionis, encodes the following:
- the accC gene encoding acetyl-CoA carboxylase biotin carboxylase subunit; protein product: MLRRVLIANRGEIALRVLRACRELGIETVAVYSQADADALHVQLAGQAVCIGPARAADSYLNQDALLTVAKATGCDGVHPGYGFLSENADFADACAAAGLTFIGPSGDAIRKAGSKSAARDLMRAAGVPVTPGSDGPVASVEEALTAAESVGYPVLLKASAGGGGRGIRRCDRPEDLSAAFAEAKAEAQACFGNDEMYLEKLVLRPRHIEFQVLADRYGNVIHLGDRDCSVQRRNQKLIEEAPARCLTPELRERMGAAAVKAAKAVGYENAGTVEFLLDPDREHFYFMEMNTRIQVEHGVTELVTGVDLVRQQLRIASGLALRLRQEDVTLQGHAIECRINAEDPVQGFRPCPGRVDFLHFPGGPGVRVDSCLYSGCELSPYYDSMAAKILAYAPTRMETIRRMRRCLEEFTLEGFPTNAELSYQILYHPEFILGECTTAFLDEHLSELLEFSRKLSESGVDA
- the acpP gene encoding acyl carrier protein; translation: MEFEQVRDIIVETLGCDAEQVTMDASLADDLGADSLASVELVMALEEATGISIEDSALAEMKTVGDVMNYLNAHKQ
- the trkA gene encoding Trk system potassium transporter TrkA — protein: MKIVIVGAGKVGVALTRHLAVENRVTVIDQNPHLVENIINIYDVMGVCGNGASYDVQKEADVEQADLLIATTSSDEINILTCLVAKKMGVQHTIARIRSPEYGRQLRFMRSELGLSMAINPEAATAREIARVLRFPTAMKLESFSKGRLELVEYRVAEHTALDGTRLSELYRNFKVRVLICAVARQGETIIPSGDFTLRAGDKIYLTAAPRELEKFFRLLGVFRARASSVMIVGASKMCYYLASELLEMGMSVKIIDQNEQRCVEMSEKLPRALVIVGDGTDSELLSEEGISQTDAFVAITGLDEANILMALSAAKQSGDCCKVVAKINRKSLLELVSTESLIDSVVSTGAVTTELILQYIRAMKNASASKVKTLHRIVDEKVEALEFSVTPDISFAGVPLRDLNLKRGLLLAGIVRQNGQIVIPSGNDVLHLHDDVIVVTTDTQLEDLRDILAE
- a CDS encoding acetyl-CoA carboxylase biotin carboxyl carrier protein; its protein translation is MTNQEFFEIVACFDRSTAQTMKLSTQEFTIELTRGGASAPAASAPAAAPAAAAAPVPAPQSSSSSIDAPLVGTFYAAPAPDQAPFVLPGDRVSKGQTVCLIEAMKMMSEVPAPCDCVIESVCKSNGELVAFGEPLFRYRPC